A stretch of DNA from Sugiyamaella lignohabitans strain CBS 10342 chromosome B, complete sequence:
AACGTAAATTACTATACTATATATGCCAATGTAACTTTTACACGGACTTCCGATCAAAGTTTAGCTCTTTTCGACACTTAATTATGGCAACTACACAGGCACTTAAACCATTAAGCTATAGTGGGGTAAATGGCCAAGCAGCTAGGCATGATAATAGAAAATATGCTTATAAAGGACCCATATTAAGCTGAGTACATATGTTTACTATTTCCACCGTGAAGATAGAAGAGTGTCAAAAGGGAGTCAGTCGGATTCAATATGACCATGAGCGAAGAATTGGCTTCGAGATTAGCGTCGTTGCAAAGAAAGGGTTGCAATGAGTAAGTTGACGTTTGAAATTGATAATATCTCTGGTATACTAACTGCTCAGTGAAATTGCATGGTCCAGGAACGGAGCGATTGCATACTTAACAGATTCTACTGTTAAAATCACTCATATAATTAGCATAGATGGCTTAAGTTGGGGTCTAGGCCCATCATCTACCATACCAAATCTTTCAGTAATTCACAGAGATGCGCCTATTGTTCACGTAGCATGGGGTCCCATTGGAGGCGACATTGCTTGTATCGACAACCAGGGAGAActttcaatattttcaacaGGAGTAGCGGGGGCTATGTCTTGTGTATTTCATCCCTCCTCATCAGTAGAGAGTCAACAGCCTACTGAACTCAATGGAATTGTAGGTTTCAAGTGGTTGGATATGGATAAATCGGTGCTTTTGGCCTCTCCTGCTACCAAAATGACGcaacaaccacagcaaCAAAAACCAGGCCCTATATATCATGCTTCGTATGGTGTTTCTCAAGGCAAACCTTCGGGCCCCTATCATCCAGTACAAAGTAAACAAGCTTGTATCAGTGTTTCTCGACGAGGTGTTGTGAGACTCACTGCACAAGGCAAGACTGATGCAAGGTATTTTCAAGTATCATCGGTTTTAGAGGCCACACAGGATCATTGGATTTCACATGCAACATGGAAAGGATGCAAGGATGACTCTTTACTGTTGGTAACTTATTCTTCACAATCACATCTGGTAAGAGCATATCGCGTCACCATAAAATGGAATTTCAATGCCAAGCCTGCGCCTAGTGCCAATGGTACCTCAAACCCTCCACCACCTGAAAATAACAGCGATTTTGCTGTGATATCAATAGATCGTGTACTTTCTACGACAATCGAACCACCACAAGAAGCCAGAGGTATGTCACTGACCCATCTTCAAGCCATTCCCAATATCCCCCATAAGCAGCCTGTGGGGGGTGATAATATAGAAAACGAGCTATACTTTGTATATGGCTCACTCAAGAAAAGCGTCAGCTGTAAATATTCTCTGACTGACAAACAAATGTCTCTTCATTCAAGCTTCTACTCCCTTGGAAGCAGGCGGGATAATTCAAGGGAGAAAGTTGAAACCAAGCTAGTTTTCCAGGAACTGGTCGAACACTCTGGTGGTCCAGTCGTCAACTTTAGTTATGAATCTCACGACACATTTAGAGTCATTGTTTCAGCGAATGGAAAGGTTGATTTAAAATATCGTGGTCTTCACCAGAGTCCACCAGCTGGTCAAGACAAGGGTCCCAAAACGTTTCTCAGTGTTTACGACGCCAAATACCTGTTCCCTGCGATGTCAATAACCCGTGTCTGTTTGTCACCAAATCAAGTATCTTATGCTTATTTGGAAGACAATCAGCTAAAAATCAATTATGTTGAGAGGCAACTTGCtcaaagtagcagcagtgaagaagagcttTTGTCATCAGCTATCGTATTAGCGGTTAGAAATTCCATTTCTTGCTTTAGTAACGTAGCGAGTGATGATCTTTTTTGCGTGATAACTAAAGAGCTGGCAAATGTCAAGAAGAATACACCAAAGGTATATGACAAGTTCCTCCGCATATTACTTCAGGAATCACATAGAGCCGTTAACTTCACCTTGGATCTGCCTAAGGACTACCAAATCGACAAGGTTATGGTCAATCCATCACTTCAACGACTACTTAGTTTGCAACTGACCCTCGGCACTGTTAATAAAAACTGGGAACGAAATCCTATGAGCAAGGTTGCCTGGGCAGTGCTCAATATTCGTCTACTAGCGTTTGCTTTAACGTTCACTCTTCGTGCATCTTCCCAGCCCAAAATTCAAGTTCCTGCTGGAACTAGTGAAATGGAGGTAAAGGCGAACCATGTGCAAACTATGTTGGGCCTCATTCGTTGGTGTACAGATCTATTAGCATACATCTGTCAAGAGCTGTACATGTTATCACTTGAcagacaagaaaaagatggTGAAGAAAATACATCAATAGCTGCGGCTATAATGTTTGCTAGCGTGCCTAGAATGCtccttatttattcattacGAGGAATTCGTGGACTAGAAACAATGACAAGTAGTTTTGCGAGCCAAGAGAATAACCCTGTGAGTGGTATTGCAGCAATGACTTATCAGCGACTTAAGGAAACTATGTCCATGGCACCTGTGCCACTACCATTATTTGAAAAGATGTTGACTGATGTCGATGGATCGATAAAACGGCTACAACCTACACTTCAGGATAGGTTATCGATAGAACAAAAACTCATGCTTGATGCCAAAATTCCTAAGGAGCTGAAACCAATAAAAGACCGTGTAATAGAAGTTTTTCGAACCAGTTTATTGCCAGAAATAGACGTCTCGGCCTTGTATTTTTATGACGTAAGCTGGCTGGGCTTAGATGGAGAACAAGACAATGGTAATGAGAGTAATACCTGGGAGCCGAATCAATCACAGCAAGAAATTGACATTTTGAGAAAAATCATAATATCTAGTCCTAGTGAGAGTAAGCGACGGTGCGTGCGGTGTGGAGGTTTGTCAATTTGGGATGATATGAAAACATTAATGTACACCCAATGGACAGTTgcttttcaaaagaacTGTTTATGTGGTGGAAACTGGTATAGtatttaaaaatatattttaattatGTAGATAATTTAGTATTTAGCATTTACTCAGAAACCTCGCTGGCAGCGGCCAGCCCTTCGGTTATGATATCTTCCAAGGCATTCATCTCATGCTGAATTGCAATGTCGTAAAGGTTGTGGTAGCGCTTGGCTTTTGAAAAGCCAATAATTCGGATACGTTTGTCGTCATCAATACAGTAGTTGGATAGGCGTATGTCGTGATGTAAGATTTTATGGCGATGGAGTTCTGACGTCGCTGCTTTCATCTTATCAATAACTGCTCCATTTATATCACTTGGTCTTATTGAACGACCCACGGGTTCCAAAGCTAAGATTTTTAGAAATCCCAGGACGTCACCATAGATGTAGCGTCTTGGAACACTTTCTATTTTACACCACTCGAGATATTCGTACATGGATGCTTCTCGTGCTAAAGCACACAACCTCTCTGGGCTTTCTTCGGCCTTGTAATTACAACATTTTAAGACTGCGGGGCATGTTATATCAAGAGGTAGTCCTGTCCCTGGTGACTCTGGAGAGATAGGTACTGGTGGTATCATAGTTATGACACCAAAGCTGATACCCCATTTATAGGGCTGCTCGCTATTCAGAGGAAGTGGCTGGTTCGGTTTAAGAAATTTGAGTCTAAATATTATATCTCTCTGCCTCTTTACCCTCCACCACTTTGTTTTACCAGGAATCGTAGGGTCGCGCTTTTTCAAGCTAAAGATATCTGGTTCAGGCAAGGTTTCCGGTTGAAATTCAAATGTATTCTGTTCATGCTCAAGGTAGTAGTCGTTCCTGATATTGGTATCGCCAAAGTCTCCGACAATACACTGTCTGGATACAGCGGCAAAAATCTCAGCTATAGTATAAGGCTTTGACGCTTGAAGGGGAATTGCGGGAGAAATTTCAATGCAGGATTCTATTTCAGTCCTTCTGATGAACCTAGTAAAAGAACCAGTAGAAATGTATCCATAGCGGAGATTATTCAAAAGCATATGAGAGTAAAGCTCTCGAATTCTGCTAATATAACTAGGATAATCATCGCTAAACTTGCGACTGTCGTTTTCGCAATCCTCTATGTGCATGTTGAAACACACGTCAGTTGATATCATCGGGTAGTGTTCATAAATATAATGCAGTCCGACTAATAAGGGGCGGTGACAAGGACTAATGTTGGTAAAAAGTGACATAGAGGGCTTACCTATTTGTTCAATACCTGGTAGCTGTGAAAATGTGACATGGATTCCTTTGTCCTTTAAGATTTCTACTGCTGCCGTAGTTACAAATCTCATAACTTCATCAACCCCCTGCTTTCCTGATTCAACCCACGAGAATCCTCGGTCGGTGAAAAAGTCATTTTTTTCCGACTTCGTGCCAGGTACGGTAAGCAGGTTGTAAAGAATCATATCGTAAAATGAATTCCAGTTGGTCGCGCGATTGATTCTACACGGTGCTGCTTTTTTCTGGCTGAGTCGGTAATAAAGTGACAGATCTGCTACTGCCTCGAGGTTTATAGGATAGAAATCTTTTGAGTTATCATATTCGCGATGAATGGTACCACCACTACTAGTACTTGATCTTGTCTTGCTACTCTCGCCATCGCTGGATCCAGGCATCATTCGTCTTAACACAAAacacaataaataaataatctatAGAATCATAGAGCTCCAcatatctatatatacaaataCTCGACATATCACGTTCTTGAATACGGGTGGAAAGTTTTCGTTAGTTTTCAATTGCCAGGATCGACTGCATTAACTTCAATTCTCAAAACAATACGCACCACCGTGAGAAAAAATAGGAAATGTCAAGATAGGAATATCGAAGCTCTTAAAATGGTTTAGCACATTTGCGTAACTCGAGGGCGCCAGTAACAGAGCTCTTCATAGTTTGCCAATCAATAGGATACATGTGCTCACCAGCAGCGCTTTTAGCAAAAATAACACCCAAATCATTTCTTGCAGTTGAGAGGTAATAATTGTTTCCATCACCCAACGAAAGCACTAACGCACGGACAATATCACCTGGTTTAAAAGACTCCTGTATCTTGACCTTATCTCTTTGGGTAGCACGAACATCTTGAATACGAATGATACCTCCGAAACCCTCCGCAATATCACCGGAACTAGAAGCACTGCCTTGTCCAGATGCCAGAGGCGGTAGTCCCACGACGCCGTCGGCAGAGGCATGAACTCCAAGGCCAGATTCGGCAGATATTGTTCCCTGATTTTCCACAACAAGGATTTCAACGTGAGTCTGAACAAGAG
This window harbors:
- the CSL4 gene encoding Csl4p (Exosome non-catalytic core component; involved in 3'-5' RNA processing and degradation in both the nucleus and the cytoplasm; predicted to contain an S1 RNA binding domain; has similarity to human hCsl4p (EXOSC1); GO_component: GO:0005737 - cytoplasm [Evidence IEA,IEA]; GO_component: GO:0005737 - cytoplasm [Evidence IDA] [PMID 11027292]; GO_component: GO:0000177 - cytoplasmic exosome (RNase complex) [Evidence IDA] [PMID 10465791]; GO_component: GO:0000177 - cytoplasmic exosome (RNase complex) [Evidence IDA] [PMID 19046973]; GO_component: GO:0000178 - exosome (RNase complex) [Evidence IEA,IEA]; GO_component: GO:0000176 - nuclear exosome (RNase complex) [Evidence IDA] [PMID 10465791]; GO_component: GO:0000176 - nuclear exosome (RNase complex) [Evidence IDA] [PMID 19046973]; GO_component: GO:0005730 - nucleolus [Evidence IEA]; GO_component: GO:0005634 - nucleus [Evidence IEA]; GO_component: GO:0005634 - nucleus [Evidence IDA] [PMID 11027292]; GO_function: GO:0003723 - RNA binding [Evidence IEA,IEA]; GO_function: GO:0003674 - molecular_function [Evidence ND]; GO_process: GO:0000467 - exonucleolytic trimming to generate mature 3'-end of 5.8S rRNA from tricistronic rRNA transcript (SSU-rRNA, 5.8S rRNA, LSU-rRNA) [Evidence IMP] [PMID 10465791]; GO_process: GO:0000467 - exonucleolytic trimming to generate mature 3'-end of 5.8S rRNA from tricistronic rRNA transcript (SSU-rRNA, 5.8S rRNA, LSU-rRNA) [Evidence IMP] [PMID 10508172]; GO_process: GO:0043628 - ncRNA 3'-end processing [Evidence IC] [PMID 10465791]; GO_process: GO:0070651 - nonfunctional rRNA decay [Evidence IC] [PMID 10465791]; GO_process: GO:0071042 - nuclear polyadenylation-dependent mRNA catabolic process [Evidence IC] [PMID 10465791]; GO_process: GO:0071035 - nuclear polyadenylation-dependent rRNA catabolic process [Evidence IMP] [PMID 10465791]; GO_process: GO:0071038 - nuclear polyadenylation-dependent tRNA catabolic process [Evidence IDA] [PMID 15828860]; GO_process: GO:0071038 - nuclear polyadenylation-dependent tRNA catabolic process [Evidence IDA] [PMID 15935758]; GO_process: GO:0071038 - nuclear polyadenylation-dependent tRNA catabolic process [Evidence IDA] [PMID 17643380]; GO_process: GO:0070478 - nuclear-transcribed mRNA catabolic process, 3'-5' exonucleolytic nonsense-mediated decay [Evidence IC] [PMID 10465791]; GO_process: GO:0034427 - nuclear-transcribed mRNA catabolic process, exonucleolytic, 3'-5' [Evidence IGI,IMP] [PMID 11027292]; GO_process: GO:0034427 - nuclear-transcribed mRNA catabolic process, exonucleolytic, 3'-5' [Evidence IGI,IMP] [PMID 19060898]; GO_process: GO:0070481 - nuclear-transcribed mRNA catabolic process, non-stop decay [Evidence IMP] [PMID 11910110]; GO_process: GO:0071051 - polyadenylation-dependent snoRNA 3'-end processing [Evidence IC] [PMID 10465791]; GO_process: GO:0006364 - rRNA processing [Evidence IEA]); the protein is MTLPGYVVPGQIISPLIEKEGNVVRRYKPGHGVVERDFGNVKALSATLVGKIQIVSLDGKKEDDIVMVDDEDLENDKKSKVKGKPTELVFQINIENKFNYGSSDNVSSTRVGTSVLPEVGDIVYAKVVKLTLVQTHVEILVVENQGTISAESGLGVHASADGVVGLPPLASGQGSASSSGDIAEGFGGIIRIQDVRATQRDKVKIQESFKPGDIVRALVLSLGDGNNYYLSTARNDLGVIFAKSAAGEHMYPIDWQTMKSSVTGALELRKCAKPF
- the SIN4 gene encoding Sin4p (Subunit of the RNA polymerase II mediator complex; associates with core polymerase subunits to form the RNA polymerase II holoenzyme; contributes to both postive and negative transcriptional regulation; dispensible for basal transcription; GO_component: GO:0070847 - core mediator complex [Evidence IDA] [PMID 9891034]; GO_component: GO:0016592 - mediator complex [Evidence IDA] [PMID 9891034]; GO_component: GO:0005634 - nucleus [Evidence IEA,IEA]; GO_function: GO:0001102 - RNA polymerase II activating transcription factor binding [Evidence IDA] [PMID 20308326]; GO_process: GO:0051123 - RNA polymerase II transcriptional preinitiation complex assembly [Evidence IMP] [PMID 12482986]; GO_process: GO:0000122 - negative regulation of transcription from RNA polymerase II promoter [Evidence IMP] [PMID 16452140]; GO_process: GO:0045944 - positive regulation of transcription from RNA polymerase II promoter [Evidence IMP] [PMID 12558798]; GO_process: GO:0006355 - regulation of transcription, DNA-templated [Evidence IEA]; GO_process: GO:0006351 - transcription, DNA-templated [Evidence IEA]) gives rise to the protein MTQQPQQQKPGPIYHASYGVSQGKPSGPYHPVQSKQACISVSRRGVVRLTAQGKTDARYFQVSSVLEATQDHWISHATWKGCKDDSLLLVTYSSQSHLVRAYRVTIKWNFNAKPAPSANGTSNPPPPENNSDFAVISIDRVLSTTIEPPQEARGMSLTHLQAIPNIPHKQPVGGDNIENELYFVYGSLKKSVSCKYSLTDKQMSLHSSFYSLGSRRDNSREKVETKLVFQELVEHSGGPVVNFSYESHDTFRVIVSANGKVDLKYRGLHQSPPAGQDKGPKTFLSVYDAKYLFPAMSITRVCLSPNQVSYAYLEDNQLKINYVERQLAQSSSSEEELLSSAIVLAVRNSISCFSNVASDDLFCVITKELANVKKNTPKVYDKFLRILLQESHRAVNFTLDLPKDYQIDKVMVNPSLQRLLSLQLTLGTVNKNWERNPMSKVAWAVLNIRLLAFALTFTLRASSQPKIQVPAGTSEMEVKANHVQTMLGLIRWCTDLLAYICQELYMLSLDRQEKDGEENTSIAAAIMFASVPRMLLIYSLRGIRGLETMTSSFASQENNPVSGIAAMTYQRLKETMSMAPVPLPLFEKMLTDVDGSIKRLQPTLQDRLSIEQKLMLDAKIPKELKPIKDRVIEVFRTSLLPEIDVSALYFYDVSWLGLDGEQDNGNESNTWEPNQSQQEIDILRKIIISSPSESKRRCVRCGGLSIWDDMKTLMYTQWTVAFQKNCLCGGNWYSI